From the genome of Tenericutes bacterium MZ-XQ:
TATTTTCGGAGCGATCCACTTAACAGCTGAAGCATCGATTGCTGAGGCATTGATTAACGGCATTAGCTATTTTGCAATGGGCCTTGTATTTGGATATATATACATCAAAAATAATAGAAATATTATTGCCCCAATAGCTGTTCATATATTGGTCAACTTAATTAGTGTTATTGGTAGTATTTTGCTTTTCTAAATAACGACATAAAAAAAATAGTTCATCACAAATGAACTATTTTTTTTATCCTTAAATATCTACTTCTTTTAGTAAGCCTACAAATAAATTTAAATGGTATTCTTTTGCATAGTCTAAAGCAGTCTTATTCAAACGATCCTTTTTCATAGGTACCCTATTATCAATAAGTTTTCTTAGATAAATGTGATCTCTATTTAAAACAGCGATGGATAAAGCCTGTTTTTCTCTTAGTCTTTCGTACTTCGGTGATTGCATATATTCACTTAAATAATTGAGTATATCTTTTTTATCAAAGATCATTGCTGTATCAATAGGTGATTCATATCTTCTGTTTTTGATATCTATATAAGCATCACTTGCAAGTAATAATCTTACCGTATCGATAGTTCCGAATCTTACTGCATTAAAAATCGGTGTTTCAAAGTGATCATTTAAAGCATTAGGATTTAAATTTTGATTGAGCAACATGTCAATCATCATAACATTATTCGTTTTTGTTGCATAATGTAGTAGGGTGTTATTATATATATCTTTAAGATAATAGTTTTGTTTACTTTCTTTAAGTATGTAGTCTATAACTTCATGCTTACCACCTAATATCGCGTAATGGACAGGATATTTATCTTCTTGCGTCTTTTTATTTAAATATGCACCTGATTCTATAAGCAATCTGATAACGTCAAATTCCCCTTTAAAACAAGCCAAATGAATAGGCATCTCACCTACTCTGTTTTCAACATTGACTTGTGCAAATTTAGCAATAAGTAGCTTGGCAATTTGCAACTTACCTTTTCTAGCAGCATCAAAGAGTGGAGTTTCACCGTGTTGATCAATCATGTTCACATTGATATCCATGCTTAAAAGATAATGAATAACATCCATTGCACTTCCTGTCACAGCGTAATGCAACAAGCTTTTCTTTTTTTCATCTATCATTTCCAAATGAGTCATATTAAGTTTGACGTAATCTAAATCATTTTGAGCAGCTTTGATAAATACATTCATGAAATCACCACCTTCTACCCTTATTTTAACCTAAAACTATTAAATTCTTACATTTTTATTAAAAAAAATGTCTATCGCTGGGATAGACAATCTTTTTTTATCTCTTATTTAACTGCTTCTTTTAGTAATTTTCCTGCTCTAAATGCTGGAGATTTTTGTGCAGGAACAGTAATCAATTCACCTGTACGTGGGTTTTTACCAGTTCTTTGTGCGCGATTTCTAACTTCAAACGTGCCAAAACCTGTAACAACAACTTTTTCTCCTCTTCTACCTAAAGTTTCAGCAACTGTATCAGTAAAAGCTTTCAATACTTCTTCTGCAACTTTTTGAGTCACATCTGCTCTGTTAGCAATAACAGAAATCAATTCAGTCTTATTCATTTAAATACCTCCTATAAATTGTCTTTATTTTATCAAATAAATCGTATTTTTGCAAATATTTATGTTTTTTATCCCCTAATTATTCGCTTAATGAAGCATTTTTGTCAAAAATCTTCAGATTTTAGGTCTCTTGACAATAGTTTTTGTAATCCTTTTTCTACTGGTAATTGATTATAAATGATATCAAATGCTGTATTAATCATCGGTAATTCGACATTATATTTGATAGATAAGCCATGCATAGCCTCTATGGTTCTGATACCTTCTATCGTCTGTTTTTGCTCTTTATAGATCTCATCTAAAGATATACCTAAACCTATTTTTTTTCCTGCAGTAAAATTTCTTGAGTGTTCTGAAGAAGCTGTAACAATGAGATCTCCAATACCTGTAAGACCAAATGCAGTTTCTTTTTTACCGCCCATAAGTTCAACAACACGAACGATTTCTACAATACCCCTTGTAATGACTGCTGCTCTAGCGTTTTCTCCAAGTCCAAGACCTGTACAAGCACCGGAAATCACAGCGATGGCATTTTTTACAGCACCACCGACTTCTGACCCAATTAAGTCATTGGATGTATATACTCTTAAATATGTATCATTTGAGAATGTTTTTTGAATTTTCTTGGCAAGCTTTTCATCAGTGCTTGCTGCAACCAACAATGTTAAATGTCTGAGTATAACTTCTTCTGCATGTGATGGACCTGTTAATGCAACAAATCCTTTATATTTAGATGTCTCAATTTCTTCTAAAACAATTTCACTAACCCGTTTTAATGTCACTGGTTCAATACCTTTAGAAACGTTTATAAAAACTGATGGTTGAACTATTTTTTGATTGAGTGTTATTAAAACATCTCTCATCACTTTAGTCGGAACTGATAGTATATAATAATTTGAAAACTGAATCACTTGATCCAAATCTGTAGTAGCTAAGATTTGATCAGGAAGTTTAGTATCAAAGAATGGATGTTTCTTATGGTTTATCTTATCAACATTTTCATTATTAATATCATAAATCATCACTTGATGACCATTATCGATTAGTACTTGGGCAAGTGTTGTTCCCCATGCACCTCCACCAATAATAGATAACTTCATATCTACGCCTTCTTTCTTAAGATCAGTTTAATTGGTGTACCTGTAAAATCTATTGCCTCTCTTAATTGATTTTGCAAATATCTTTCATAAGAAAAATGTACAAAATCAGGATTATTGACAAACATAACGAATGTCGGTGGCTTAATAGCAACTTGTGTTGCATAATTGAATTGTGCTTTTCCGTGATTAAATATTGGTGTTGGATTCATTGCAACTGCATCGTGCATTAAATCGTTTAGAATTGAAGTTTGAACTTCTTTTTGATAATTTTCATATGCCTTATTGATCGCTGGAAATATCGTGTGAATTCTATTGTTATCCTTTGCAGAGACAAAAACGATTTCTGCATAATCGATAAATTTAAATTCATCTCTGATATTGTTTTCCATTTTTTTCATGGTTTTTTCATCTTTTAAAACAGCATCCCATTTGTTTACAACGATGACAACTGCTTTAAACGCATCAGCAACATATCCAGCAACATGTTTATCTTGCTCAATAATGCCTTCTTCTCCATCAACAACTAATAAAGCAACATCAGATCGATCTAGTGCTGATAAAGCTCTTAAAACACTATATTTATCAGTGTTTTCATAGATCTTACCACGTTTTTTAATACCTGCTGTATCAATAACAACGTAATCTTTACGATCTTT
Proteins encoded in this window:
- a CDS encoding ribosome biogenesis GTPase Der encodes the protein MPFKVAIVGRPNVGKSSLFNRIVGERLSITDDVAGVTRDRLYARAQWLTKNFRVIDTGGIDIGDAPFLNQIKAQAQIAMDEADVILFVVDGKVGLTDSDYYIAKLLYKTEKPVILSVNKIDDINQAQNIYEFYALGFSDPIATSAQHGIGIGDLLDKVVSHMSEDEVEYDDDIIRFCIVGRPNVGKSSLTNAILGEERVIVSEISGTTRDAIDTQFRKDRKDYVVIDTAGIKKRGKIYENTDKYSVLRALSALDRSDVALLVVDGEEGIIEQDKHVAGYVADAFKAVVIVVNKWDAVLKDEKTMKKMENNIRDEFKFIDYAEIVFVSAKDNNRIHTIFPAINKAYENYQKEVQTSILNDLMHDAVAMNPTPIFNHGKAQFNYATQVAIKPPTFVMFVNNPDFVHFSYERYLQNQLREAIDFTGTPIKLILRKKA
- a CDS encoding integration host factor subunit alpha → MNKTELISVIANRADVTQKVAEEVLKAFTDTVAETLGRRGEKVVVTGFGTFEVRNRAQRTGKNPRTGELITVPAQKSPAFRAGKLLKEAVK